A stretch of Oncorhynchus mykiss isolate Arlee chromosome 26, USDA_OmykA_1.1, whole genome shotgun sequence DNA encodes these proteins:
- the LOC110506772 gene encoding pro-cathepsin H isoform X1, whose protein sequence is MTLYTVAFILAFLHLANLTPLFLPEEEYHFKQWMLQYNKVYALEEYHHRLNIFTGHKRRIHYHNAGKHTFSMGLNQFSDMSFAEFRKTFLLTEPQNCSATKGSHISSHGPYPGSVDWREKGNYVSPVKYQGHCGSCWTFSTTGCLESVTAIATGKLPLLSEQQLVDCAQDFNNHGCMGGLPSQAFEYVKYNNGLMTEDDYPYTGHDGSCNFKPELAAAFVKDVVNITSYDEKGMVDAVARLNPVSFGYEVTDDFLHYKDGVYSSTTCKNTTDNVNHAVLAVGYGEKNSTPYWIVKNSWGTNWGMDGYFLIERGRNMCGLAACSSYPLPPV, encoded by the exons ATGACGCTGTATACTGTTGCTTTTATTCTTGCTTTTTTGCATTTAGCCAATTTAACACCCTTGTTTTTACCTGAAG aGGAATATCACTTCAAACAATGGATGTTACAG TATAATAAAGTCTATGCTCTGGAGGAGTACCACCATCGCCTGAACATCTTCACTGGGCATAAGAGGAGAATCCACTATCATAATGCAGGGAAGCACACGTTCTCAA TGGGACTGAATCAGTTTTCTGACATGAGCTTTGCAGAGTTTAGGAAAACTTTCCTCCTGACTGAACCTCAG AACTGCTCTGCCACCAAAGGGAGTCACATCAGCAGCCATGGGCCATATCCTGGTTCTGTGgactggagagagaagggaaactATGTGTCACCTGTCAAATACCAG GGTCATTGTGGAAGCTGCTGGACCTTCTCCACTACCGGCTGTCTTGAGTCTGTTACCGCTATAGCTACTGGAAAACTCCCACTTCTG TCTGAGCAGCAACTGGTGGACTGTGCTCAAGACTTCAACAATCATGGATGTATGGG GGGACTCCCAAGCCAGGCGTTTGAGTATGTTAAATACAACAACGGACTCATGACCGAAGATGACTATCCTTACACGGGACAT GATGGCTCTTGCAATTTCAAGCCCGAGTTGGCAGCTGCCTTCGTGAAAGATGTTGTCAACATAACAAGT TATGACGAAAAGGGCATGGTTGATGCTGTGGCCAGACTGAACCCAGTCAGCTTTGGATATGAAGTGACTGATGATTTCCTCCACTACAAAGATGGTGTGTACAGCAG CACTACGTGTAAGAACACTACAGACAATGTGAACCATGCTGTACTGGCAGTGGGATATGGTGAAAAGAATAGCACTCCATATTGGATCGTGAAAAACTCCTGGGGCACCAACTGGGGAATGGATGg ATATTTCCTAATAGAACGAGGGAGGAACATGTGTGGACTGGCAGCCTGCTCCTCTTATCCTCTCCCCCCGGTGTGA
- the LOC110506772 gene encoding pro-cathepsin H isoform X2, producing the protein MLQYNKVYALEEYHHRLNIFTGHKRRIHYHNAGKHTFSMGLNQFSDMSFAEFRKTFLLTEPQNCSATKGSHISSHGPYPGSVDWREKGNYVSPVKYQGHCGSCWTFSTTGCLESVTAIATGKLPLLSEQQLVDCAQDFNNHGCMGGLPSQAFEYVKYNNGLMTEDDYPYTGHDGSCNFKPELAAAFVKDVVNITSYDEKGMVDAVARLNPVSFGYEVTDDFLHYKDGVYSSTTCKNTTDNVNHAVLAVGYGEKNSTPYWIVKNSWGTNWGMDGYFLIERGRNMCGLAACSSYPLPPV; encoded by the exons ATG TTACAGTATAATAAAGTCTATGCTCTGGAGGAGTACCACCATCGCCTGAACATCTTCACTGGGCATAAGAGGAGAATCCACTATCATAATGCAGGGAAGCACACGTTCTCAA TGGGACTGAATCAGTTTTCTGACATGAGCTTTGCAGAGTTTAGGAAAACTTTCCTCCTGACTGAACCTCAG AACTGCTCTGCCACCAAAGGGAGTCACATCAGCAGCCATGGGCCATATCCTGGTTCTGTGgactggagagagaagggaaactATGTGTCACCTGTCAAATACCAG GGTCATTGTGGAAGCTGCTGGACCTTCTCCACTACCGGCTGTCTTGAGTCTGTTACCGCTATAGCTACTGGAAAACTCCCACTTCTG TCTGAGCAGCAACTGGTGGACTGTGCTCAAGACTTCAACAATCATGGATGTATGGG GGGACTCCCAAGCCAGGCGTTTGAGTATGTTAAATACAACAACGGACTCATGACCGAAGATGACTATCCTTACACGGGACAT GATGGCTCTTGCAATTTCAAGCCCGAGTTGGCAGCTGCCTTCGTGAAAGATGTTGTCAACATAACAAGT TATGACGAAAAGGGCATGGTTGATGCTGTGGCCAGACTGAACCCAGTCAGCTTTGGATATGAAGTGACTGATGATTTCCTCCACTACAAAGATGGTGTGTACAGCAG CACTACGTGTAAGAACACTACAGACAATGTGAACCATGCTGTACTGGCAGTGGGATATGGTGAAAAGAATAGCACTCCATATTGGATCGTGAAAAACTCCTGGGGCACCAACTGGGGAATGGATGg ATATTTCCTAATAGAACGAGGGAGGAACATGTGTGGACTGGCAGCCTGCTCCTCTTATCCTCTCCCCCCGGTGTGA